The Neobacillus sp. OS1-2 genome includes a window with the following:
- a CDS encoding MDR family MFS transporter, which produces MESITKYKEPALADKSNKILVMLGLIIGLIFSELDETVVNTAMPTIIRDLGGLAMYGWVGGVYMLTMSAFMPILGKLADLMGRKKIYLMSMAFFIGGSIVCGLSQSMTLLLIGRGIQGLGAGGLMPLAMTISSDLFPVEQRAKVQGFMGPIMFIPMLLGPLMGGYFVDQVSWHWIFFVNIPVGIIAALLLASGLRETAIKKQVVIDWGGAFLLVASIVSLLITPVLVENNGYTWGSPVIIGLLCMGAVLIGLFIWVETKVKEPIVPLHLFKNRNILVLSLIVFTVGIGLMGSFSSFPYFAQNVLGLTPTEAGYLTLPMMVGAVGSAMLSGFLLTKVRYRELFGIAFIMPMIGFYLFSHMSIDTTIVQIIIFLFITGLGLGVLFGGDNLIVQESVEKEHKGIALATVPLFQTIGATVGVSLFGNLLSSTLTSKLQSLGDKLPESMAANMKSLAAAGVPHGLPAGILTQIKTLYIESFQHIYMYSFVIAILAFILSWFLKKEVLSTKSDEENFVE; this is translated from the coding sequence ATGGAAAGTATTACAAAGTATAAAGAACCCGCTTTAGCTGATAAGAGCAATAAAATTCTGGTGATGCTGGGTTTAATCATTGGACTGATTTTTTCCGAGTTGGATGAAACCGTTGTGAATACAGCCATGCCGACAATCATTCGTGATTTAGGCGGATTAGCTATGTATGGATGGGTCGGAGGTGTGTATATGTTAACCATGTCTGCCTTCATGCCCATTTTGGGGAAATTAGCGGATTTAATGGGCCGAAAAAAAATATATTTAATGAGTATGGCCTTTTTCATAGGTGGATCTATTGTCTGCGGATTATCACAATCGATGACTCTTCTCCTTATTGGACGCGGGATTCAAGGTTTGGGGGCTGGAGGCTTAATGCCGCTTGCTATGACCATTTCAAGTGATCTATTTCCCGTTGAGCAGCGGGCAAAAGTACAAGGATTTATGGGGCCGATTATGTTCATTCCCATGTTATTAGGGCCATTAATGGGGGGATATTTTGTCGATCAGGTAAGTTGGCATTGGATTTTCTTTGTTAATATTCCTGTAGGAATCATTGCTGCACTTCTTCTGGCAAGTGGATTACGTGAGACGGCAATCAAGAAACAAGTGGTGATAGATTGGGGTGGGGCATTTTTATTAGTAGCTTCTATTGTCTCCTTGCTGATCACCCCCGTTCTTGTTGAAAATAATGGTTACACATGGGGATCACCGGTCATTATTGGTCTGCTTTGCATGGGTGCCGTTTTAATTGGACTTTTTATTTGGGTCGAGACAAAGGTAAAAGAACCCATTGTTCCATTGCATTTATTTAAAAACCGCAACATCCTTGTATTATCATTAATTGTCTTTACTGTAGGAATCGGCTTAATGGGCTCCTTTTCCTCCTTCCCCTATTTTGCACAAAACGTGCTGGGACTTACTCCAACAGAGGCTGGCTACTTGACATTGCCAATGATGGTAGGAGCAGTTGGGTCGGCTATGCTTAGTGGATTTCTACTAACAAAAGTACGCTACCGGGAACTATTTGGAATTGCCTTTATCATGCCAATGATCGGATTCTACTTATTTTCTCATATGAGCATTGATACAACTATTGTTCAAATTATTATTTTCTTATTCATAACAGGTCTTGGGTTAGGCGTTTTATTTGGAGGGGATAACCTCATTGTTCAGGAGTCTGTCGAAAAGGAACATAAAGGAATTGCCCTTGCGACGGTTCCGTTATTCCAAACTATAGGTGCTACAGTAGGAGTTAGTCTTTTTGGAAATTTGTTATCATCCACGCTGACATCCAAATTGCAAAGCTTAGGTGATAAACTCCCTGAAAGTATGGCAGCAAATATGAAAAGTTTAGCTGCTGCGGGGGTTCCTCACGGGTTACCGGCAGGGATATTAACACAAATTAAAACCTTATACATTGAATCATTTCAGCATATATACATGTATTCGTTTGTCATTGCGATCCTTGCGTTTATCTTGAGTTGGTTTTTGAAAAAAGAAGTACTGTCCACGAAGTCTGATGAAGAAAATTTCGTAGAGTAG
- a CDS encoding RNA methyltransferase, with protein MRSLFGKTSPSNVLETFVKMDPSRSPFIKERMSVIYDAECLDDLYQQVETLQLNGATFKVTYVKNNGQMKSENEGFERRRAIEREMGLHINGLADLRHPDQSFGIMHVNRKWVFGEYLKSESVWFRHQKKPNGYSTALSTRVARAVVNIAIPNPTGIKAIDPCCGIGTVLVEARSMGIDIVGSDRNQLIIPGARENMAHFGLTGEINVADIHDITSHYDVAIIDLPYNLCSVITPEEQLEMLQSARGFAEKVVVVTVEPVDEILLKAGFSIIDRGVAKKGLFSREVIVCH; from the coding sequence ATGCGTTCATTATTCGGCAAGACGTCCCCATCTAATGTCTTGGAAACCTTCGTAAAAATGGATCCAAGTCGAAGCCCTTTTATTAAAGAAAGAATGAGTGTGATATATGATGCGGAATGTCTGGATGATCTTTATCAGCAGGTGGAAACATTACAACTAAACGGGGCAACCTTTAAAGTCACTTATGTGAAAAATAATGGTCAGATGAAAAGTGAAAATGAGGGATTCGAGCGACGGCGTGCCATTGAACGAGAGATGGGATTACACATCAACGGATTAGCAGACCTTCGTCACCCTGACCAGTCTTTTGGCATCATGCATGTAAACAGAAAATGGGTATTTGGGGAGTATCTGAAAAGCGAATCGGTTTGGTTCCGACATCAAAAGAAGCCAAATGGATACTCCACTGCCCTTAGCACACGTGTTGCCAGGGCGGTGGTGAATATCGCTATCCCCAATCCAACCGGGATTAAAGCCATTGATCCTTGCTGCGGAATTGGCACCGTCCTAGTTGAAGCCCGATCAATGGGGATTGATATAGTTGGGAGCGACAGAAATCAGCTAATCATCCCCGGAGCACGGGAAAACATGGCACACTTTGGTCTTACAGGAGAAATAAACGTTGCGGATATTCATGACATAACTAGCCATTATGATGTAGCCATTATTGATTTACCTTATAATTTGTGTTCGGTCATCACCCCGGAAGAGCAGCTGGAAATGCTTCAAAGTGCACGTGGGTTTGCAGAAAAGGTAGTCGTGGTGACCGTTGAGCCCGTCGATGAAATCCTCTTAAAAGCAGGTTTTTCGATTATTGACCGCGGTGTCGCTAAAAAAGGATTATTTAGTAGAGAAGTGATTGTTTGCCATTAA
- a CDS encoding DUF3231 family protein, protein MEEKEKQIRLTAGEIGQLWLQYLNDSSSICILTFFLEKVEDSEIKPIIEFSLELSKSHIQKITAILTEEENVVPHGFTIKEDVDLSAPRLYSDSFVLNFINHMSRVGLTTYAGSVGTSVRSDIKAYYMDCLTETMKLYDKSTDLLLSKGLLIRSPGLPNLEKVEFVKKQWFMLDVFGEKRPLVAEEVGNLFANMQRNALGVATLTGFSQVAKDKDVKQFFLKGLEIGNKHIRLFRGKLEESKLPAPMGWDSEITNSTSHTFSDKLMMFFTSGLNALSVGYYGTAVSQSPRGDLSAMYNRLSLEVQMFSEDGANIMIKNGWLEQPPMASDRDELIRNRNQL, encoded by the coding sequence ATGGAAGAAAAGGAAAAACAGATTAGGCTAACAGCGGGTGAAATTGGTCAACTTTGGCTTCAGTACCTAAATGATAGTTCTAGCATATGTATCCTGACATTTTTTCTGGAAAAAGTTGAGGATAGTGAAATTAAGCCTATAATTGAATTTTCTTTAGAATTATCAAAGTCACATATTCAAAAGATTACTGCCATTCTGACAGAGGAAGAAAATGTAGTTCCGCATGGTTTTACTATTAAAGAGGATGTGGATTTATCTGCTCCTAGACTTTATTCCGACAGTTTTGTCCTAAATTTTATAAACCATATGTCTAGGGTTGGGCTTACAACGTATGCTGGTAGTGTTGGAACATCTGTAAGAAGTGATATTAAAGCCTATTACATGGATTGTCTTACAGAAACCATGAAATTATATGATAAGTCAACGGATTTATTATTGTCTAAAGGATTGCTTATCAGATCTCCAGGGCTGCCTAATTTAGAGAAGGTTGAATTTGTAAAAAAACAATGGTTTATGTTAGATGTGTTTGGAGAAAAAAGGCCCTTAGTTGCTGAAGAAGTCGGTAATTTATTTGCGAATATGCAAAGAAATGCTTTGGGAGTAGCTACACTTACGGGATTCAGTCAGGTTGCAAAGGATAAGGACGTAAAACAATTCTTTTTAAAAGGTTTAGAAATTGGGAATAAACATATTAGATTATTTAGAGGTAAGCTTGAGGAAAGTAAACTTCCAGCACCTATGGGATGGGATTCAGAAATAACAAATAGTACTTCCCATACCTTTTCTGATAAACTGATGATGTTCTTTACAAGTGGGCTGAATGCTCTTAGCGTTGGCTATTATGGTACAGCTGTTAGTCAAAGTCCTAGAGGTGATCTTAGTGCAATGTATAACAGACTATCCTTAGAAGTCCAAATGTTTTCTGAAGATGGAGCTAATATCATGATAAAGAACGGATGGTTGGAACAGCCTCCAATGGCATCCGATAGAGATGAATTAATAAGAAATAGGAATCAATTGTAA
- a CDS encoding DUF2243 domain-containing protein has translation MADKITYSDNSFRSAFLARNVWSGFLFGLGVVAFLDETVFHQILHWHHFYDKSTLNIGLVSDGLFHAFSWFATIGGLFLLADLRRRKGFWSKRWIGGMFLGGGGFQLYDGTIQHKLMRIHQIRYVENVLMYDITWNIIATVMVIMGIILIIRTQKELKQIKVATNAQ, from the coding sequence ATGGCCGATAAAATCACTTATTCGGATAATTCATTTCGTTCTGCATTCTTAGCCCGAAATGTATGGTCAGGTTTTTTGTTCGGGCTAGGGGTTGTTGCTTTTTTGGACGAAACGGTTTTTCATCAAATTTTACATTGGCACCATTTTTATGACAAGAGTACATTGAATATTGGTTTAGTCTCAGATGGTCTGTTTCATGCCTTTAGTTGGTTTGCAACCATCGGGGGATTATTCCTTCTAGCAGATCTAAGACGCAGAAAGGGATTTTGGTCAAAAAGGTGGATAGGTGGAATGTTTCTTGGGGGTGGGGGATTCCAGTTATATGATGGCACAATCCAGCACAAACTTATGAGAATCCATCAGATTCGTTATGTGGAAAATGTGCTTATGTATGACATAACCTGGAATATAATCGCCACTGTTATGGTCATAATGGGCATTATACTAATTATTAGAACACAAAAGGAACTAAAACAGATAAAGGTAGCTACTAATGCACAATGA
- a CDS encoding cytochrome c oxidase assembly protein — translation MHNEHIHTVIKNPYEHSLFVWFALLLLVYFFATFLSSRHFKRWSVYRTIFWILGVLCMAAAVIGPIAKHAHTDFTAHMLVHVLLGMLAPLLLVLSAPMTLFLRTVNVRIGRHFSVVLKSFPFRFLSEPFVASAVNMGGLWILYTTHLYSLMHQNIFLYLFMHLHVFIAGYLFTVSMISIDPTPHRTPFMYRAIVLVIALASHGILSKYIYANPPLDVPVKQAEMGAMLMYYGGDVIDTFVIFIFCLQWYRSKRSKSKIMKTVST, via the coding sequence ATGCACAATGAGCACATCCATACCGTGATAAAAAACCCCTATGAACATTCCCTTTTTGTATGGTTTGCACTGTTATTGCTTGTTTACTTTTTTGCTACTTTCTTATCTAGCCGACATTTCAAACGCTGGTCGGTATATCGAACTATTTTTTGGATTCTCGGTGTTCTCTGTATGGCAGCAGCTGTGATTGGACCTATAGCCAAACACGCTCATACTGATTTTACAGCCCATATGTTAGTGCATGTCCTTCTTGGGATGCTTGCTCCACTTCTTCTGGTCCTTTCTGCACCAATGACCCTTTTTCTCCGTACAGTCAATGTGAGGATTGGACGGCACTTTTCAGTGGTTCTAAAGAGTTTTCCTTTTCGCTTTCTTAGTGAACCCTTTGTTGCTTCAGCGGTTAACATGGGAGGTTTATGGATACTTTATACTACGCATTTATATTCTTTGATGCATCAGAACATTTTTCTTTATTTGTTCATGCACCTGCACGTTTTCATTGCAGGCTACCTCTTTACAGTATCAATGATTTCTATTGACCCAACACCACATAGAACTCCATTTATGTACCGCGCGATTGTCTTAGTAATTGCTTTAGCAAGTCACGGAATATTATCAAAATACATTTACGCTAACCCGCCATTAGATGTTCCTGTAAAGCAAGCAGAAATGGGAGCCATGCTAATGTATTATGGGGGAGATGTTATTGATACCTTTGTTATATTTATTTTTTGCTTGCAATGGTATAGGTCTAAAAGGTCAAAATCGAAGATTATGAAAACTGTCAGTACATAA